In Actinoplanes octamycinicus, the genomic window CCGACGGCCACTCGCCCCGGCTGCCACTCACGGTGCACTGCCCGCGCACGCCCGGCCACCGTCCCGCGAGGTGCGGATCCTCGGTCCGCCGGTCACCGCGTGACTCCTCCGGCCCGCCGACCTCGCTCGACCACCACGCCGACTGGGCGCCGCGGATGGCTCGGCCGGCCGGTCAGGGCGGGTCGTCTCGTTCCGCGGTCACCGGGTGGCCGGGGCGAACTCGAGCAGCGCGCCGTAGAGGGTGAGCCCGGGACCGAAGGCGAGCATCACCACCCAGCGTGGCGGGCGGGCCGCTCGGCGCAAGGCCTCCAGGACCAGGAGGACGGTGGGTGAGGAGCAGTTCCCGTACGCCGAGAGCACGCCCCGCGACGCCGCCAGCGCCGACTCCTGCAGGCCGAGCCGCTCCCGGACCACGTCGAGGATCCGCGGCCCGCCGGGGTGCACCGCCCACCCGTCCACCTCGCCGATGGTCAGCCCGTGCCGGGCGAGCAGGTCGCTGACCAGCGTGCGGACGTGCACCGAGAGCACCGCCGGCACCTCCGGCGACAGCCCCATCCGGAACCCGAGGTCGGTGACCTCCCAGGTCATGTGCCCGGTCGTGGTGGTGTCGGTGACCGCGACGACCTCGCGCACCTGATATCCGGGGAGCGACCGGGCAGCCGAGGTGAGCACCGCGGCGGCCGCCGCGTCGGAGAAGAGCGCGTGCGAGACGATCTGCTGGACGTCCGCCGCGCCGGTCCCGGCCGGCTGCACGTGCAGGCTGGTCAGCTCGGTGCAGAGCAGCAGCGCCGGCCGGCCGCGGGCGACCACGAAATCATTCGTGGCGCCCAGCCCGGGCAGCGCGGCGTAACAGCCCATGTGCCCGACGAAGAGGCGCTGCACCGTCGGTGACATGTCCAGGTCGCGGGCGAGCAGGATGTCCAGCCCGGGCGTGGCGTAACCGGTGCACGAGCAGACCGCGAAAAGTCCCAACTCGGACGCGGACAGCCCGGCGTCGGCCAGCGCCCGGCTCACTGCGGCCTTGCCCAGCGGCACCGCCTCGTCCTGGTAGCGGCGCATCCGGCGCTCGGTGGACCACTCGGAGACGTCCTCCAGCAGCGGACTCACCGCGGCCTGCCGGGTGACCACCCCGGAATTCGCGAAGATCCGCCGCGCCAGCCGGTGCCGCCCGCCCGCGTAGTGCTGGGCGAAGAATCCCTCCCACAGATCGTCCTGCACCGTGCTGGGTGGCAACGCCACGCCCAGCCCGCTGATCACCGCCCCGGCCACGCCCGTCACTTGCCGCCACACCCTCCGGTCGCCGCCGCCCGCACCCGGCCCGCGCCGGCATCCCCCACGTCGGGTCCTCGGTCGCCACGGTGTCCGGGATGGCCGAAGCCACGGTCAGCCGGCCGATGACCGACGGGTGGACCCGTGGGCGGGGTAGGGCCGGAGGCGAAGCCGGGTGGCTGGTGACCGGCCGGATCGGTGCCACGATCAGCGCCGGATGGCCGGTGATCGGCCGGATCGGCGCCCCGGCCGGGGCGGTGGATGTCGCGGTGGGAGGCGGGGGCGGCCTTGCGGCCGACGCCCTGGTAGAGGACCGCGGTGGAGAAGGTGGGCAGCATGCGCCCGAGCGGCCGCCCCGCGTCGACCCGGGCGGCGGCCAGCCACCGGACCAGGCCGGGCATGCTCGGGCGGACGCCGCGGACCGCCAGCCGGACGCCCCACCGGGCGAACTCGGCGCGCAGCCGGGCCGGCGCCACGAAGAGGGCCGGGTCGTGCAGGCCGATCGGGGCCACCCCGGCACGCTCGGCCAGGGTGACCGTGATGAAGCGGCTGAGCCCGGTGGCGTTGACCGTGTCGAGCACCACGGTGCCGCCCGGCCGCAGCACCCGGCACAGCTCGGCGACCGTGGCGGGCAGGTCGGGAACGTGCTCCAGGATCTCGCCGGCCACCACCACGTCGGCGGACCCGTCGGCGAGCGGCAGCGCGGCCACGTCGCCGCCGACCGGCGTCACGCCTTGCCCCGCGGCCAGCGCCAGGCCGGCTCGGCGCAGGTCCACGCCGATGTGCCGATAGCCCAGGTCACGGACGTGCGGGGCGAGCAGGCCGCCGCCGCACCCGGCGTCCAGCAGGACCCGGCCCGGGCCGGCCGGCCGCGGGATCAGCTCGGCCCGGGCGGCGGCGAGCCAGTGCAGCAGCTCGAACCGGCCACCCGGCCGCCACCACTCGCCGGCCAGGTCGTCGTACTGGCACGGATCGTTACGCCGGATCGACAGCATGTGATCGAGACTGGCACGAACCCCGCCGGGGCACCACCGGAGAGCCGCCACCTGTGGACAACAACAACCAGCGCCCCGAAGGAGCACCCACGGCTGGCCCGGAATGACCATCGGACGCAGACTGCTCAGCATGTCCCGTGCGCTCGCCCTGCTCCGCTCCGCCCATCCGGAACCGGGCGCCGCCGTCACCCTGGTGATGACCCTGCTCGCGGCGGGCGCCGGGCACCGCGGCCGCCGGCTTCTCTGGGTGGCCCTCGCGGTGGCCGCCACCCAGCTCGCGGTCGGCTGGGTGAACGACTGGCTGGACGCCGACCGGGACCGGCGCACCGGCCGGACCGACAAGCCGATCACCACGGGCGCGGTCTCCCGCCGTACCGTAGGAATCTCCGGGTTGATCGCGGCCCTGGCCGCGCCGGTGGTGGCGCTGCCGCTCGGCGCGGCCGCCTCGGTGACCATCGGCGTGGCCGCGCTCGTCGGCCTGCTCTACGACTGGCCGTTGAAGTCGACGCCGTTCTCGGTGCTGCCCTATCTGGTGGCCTTCGGGCTGCTGCCGGCCTTCGTGGTGGTGGCGCTGCCCGGGCATCCGGCGCCGCCGGCCTGGCTGATGGTGGCGGCCGGGCTGCTCGGCGCCGGGGCCCATTTCGCCAACGTGTTGCCGGATCTCGCCGACGACGCGGCGACCGGGGTGCGCGGGCTGCCGCACCGGATCGGCGCGGGCGGTTCCCGGCTGGCCGCGGCGGTGCTGCTGCTGGGCGCCACCGCGGTGCTGGTCCTCGGGCCGCCCGGGGCACCGTCGTGGACCGGCTGGCTGGCCGGCGCGGCGGCCGTGGTGGTGCTGCCGATCGGCTGGTACGCGGCCGGCCGCGCCCGGGGACGCCCGGTGGCGCTGTTCCGCGCGGTGATGGTGGTGGCCCTGATCGACGTCCTGCTGTTGATCTCCAGCGGGCCGGTGGTGTGATCCGTTCCGGTGAGCGGGCGGCCGGATGGATGGGTCGGCGCACGCGGCGGATTACCGCCCACTAGGCTGATCACACACCTTGGTGTCGCTATTTGGAGGATCGTGATGCGCTCGCTGGTAACCCGTCGCGCCGCCCTGGTCGCGGGTGTCGCCACCGTCGGTGTCATCGCGCTGGCCGGTTGCTCGGCCGGCCAGGTTGCCGAGACCGCCCTGCTGGACACCCCGATCGCCGGGGTGAACGCGCAGGCCGTCGACGGCAGCGTGTTCGTGCGCAACGCCCAGGTGCAGTACAACGGCACCGAGGGCTACGCCAAGGGCGAGAACGCGCCGCTCGAGCTGAGCCTGTACAACCAGACCGAGGCCGAGGTCACCGTCTCGATCACCAGCGAGCCGGCGGTCAACCAGCCGAATGTGGTCTCGGCCCAGCAGGTGGGCTTCGTCACCAAGCCGGCGCCGAGCGCCACCGCGGCCGTTCCGGAGACCTCGGGCAAGCCGTCCAGCTCCGCGAACCCGTCGGCCCCGGCCACCCCGGCCGCCGAGCCGTCCCCGGTGGTCACCGCGGCGCAGATCAAGATCAGCCCGCTCGGCGAGGCGCTCTTCCGCCCCACCGACGCCAACAAGCTGCAGGTCATCGGCCTGAGCGACCGGCTCCGGCCGGGCCAGACGGTCAACCTGGTGTTCCACTTCAGCAACGGCGCGGCCGACCTGCCGCTGCAGGTGCCGGTCGCGATCCCGCTGACCCCGGCCTCCCGGGCGCCCGGTCTGGACGCGGAGCACAGCGAGGGCGAGTGACGTTGTCATACCCGGCGGCTAACTTGGCCGGGTGACATCCTCGCGAACCAGTGCCAAGGCCGCCCGGCCCGCCTACGTCTGCGACGCCTGCGGCCACCAGCCGCCGAAATGGCTGGGTCGCTGCCCGGAGTGCGGTGAGTGGGGCTCGGTCATCGAGTCCACCGTGTCCGTCGGCGTCTCCGGCCGGGTGGTCAGCTCCCGCATGCCGAGCGAGCCGGCCCGGCCGATCTCGCAGATCAGCGCCGCGCCCGCGCGGGCCGTGCCGTCCGGGGTCAGCGAGCTGGACCGGGTGCTCGGCGGCGGCCTGGTGCCCGGCGCGGTGGTGCTGCTGGCCGGCGAGCCCGGGGTGGGCAAGTCGACGCTGCTGCTCGATGTGGCCCAGCAGTGGGCGACCGGCGCCGGCACCCCGTCGCTGGTGGTCAGCGGCGAGGAGTCGGTGAGCCAGGTCCGGCTGCGGGCGGAGCGGCTCGGCGCGCTGCACGAGCGCCTCTTCCTGGCCGCGGAGAACGATCTGGGCACGGTGATCGGGCACCTCGACGCGGTCAAGCCGGGCCTGCTGGTGCTCGACTCGGTGCAGACCGTCTCGGCGCCCGGCACCGAGGGCGTGCCCGGCGGCGTGACCCAGGTCCGCGCGGTCACCGCGGCGCTGGTCTCGATCGCCAAGGAGCGCGGCATCGCCACCGTCCTGGTCGGTCACGTCACCAAGGACGGTCAGGTGGCCGGCCCCCGGGTGCTGGAGCACCTGGTCGACGTGGTGCTGCACTTCGAGGGCGACAAGCACTCGGCGCTGCGCCTGGTCCGCGGGGTGAAGAATCGGTTCGGCGCGGCCGACGAGGTGGGCTGCTTCGAGATGCACGAGGGCGGGATCAGCAGCCTGCCCGACCCGTCCGGGCTCTTCCTCACCCGCTATCAGGAGCCGGTCCCGGGCACCTGCGTGACGGTCGCGATGGAGGGCCGGCGGGCGCTGGTCACCGAGGTGCAGGCGCTGATCGGGGCGGAGGTGCAGGGTTCGCCCCGGCGCACCGTGTCCGGCCTCGACAGTGCCCGGCTGGCCATGGTGCTGGCCGTGCTGGAGCGCCGCACCAAGCAGATCAAGCTCTACAACCGTGAGGTGTTCGCGGCCACCGTGGGCGGCATCCGGCTCACCGAGCCCTCGGCCGACCTGGCGATGGCCCTGGCGGTCGCATCCGGCGGGCTGGACCTGGCGATGGCGCCGACCCTGGTGGCGATCGGCGAGGTCGGGCTGACCGGGGAGATCCGCCGGGTGAGCGCGATCGGCCGGCGGCTGGCCGAGGCGGCCCGGCTCGGCTTCCGGGTGGCCCTGGTGCCGCCGGGCAGCCTCAGCGGCGAGGCCGGCGCGCCCAAGGGCATGGAGGTGATCGAGGTCGGCGACCTGCGGTCCGCCTTGCAAAATGCGGCCCGTGCCTCGGCCGAGCACAGCGCGCGGTGACCCAGAGTGACGATTCATCACGCTACGGAGCATTCATCGAACCATGCCTCGTTGCCCGTGATGAAGGTTCGTAGACTGTACCGGTGCCGCTCGACCGCGATGGTTCCAAGTCCGCCGCCAGTTCAACGCCGCGCCCCGGCGTCAACGGCGCGGGCCACCGCGCGGTTGCCCCGCTGACCGGCATCGGCCTCACCGGGGGCGCCAGCGATCCGATCCGGGCCAACCTTGCCTTGATGGCGCCCGGCACCGCCCTGCGCGACGGCCTGGAGCGGATCCTGCGCGGCCGCACCGGTGCGCTGATCGTGCTGGGTTACGACTCGGTCGTCGAGACCATCTGCACCGGCGGCTTCCCGCTGGACGTGGAGTTCTCCGCCACCCGGCTGCGCGAGCTGTGCAAGATGGACGGCGCCGTGGTGCTCTCCAGCGACGGCACCCGCATCGTCCGGGCCGCGGTGCACCTGATGCCCGACCCGTCGATCCCGTCGGAGGAGTCCGGCACCCGGCACCGCACCGCGGAGCGGGTGGCGAAACAGTCCGGTTTTCCGGTGATCTCGGTGAGCCAGTCGATGCACATCATCGGGCTCTATGTGAACGGGCAGCGGCACGTCCTGGACGACTCGGCCGCCATCCTGTCCCGGGCCAACCAGGCACTGGCCACCCTGGAGCGTTACAAGCTGCGGCTGGACGAGGTGTCCGGCACGCTGTCCGCCCTGGAGATCGAGGACCTGGTCACCGTCCGGGACGCGGTCTCGGTGGTGCAGCGGCTGGAGATGGTCCGCCGGATCGCCGACGAGATCTCGGGTTACGTGGTGGAGCTGGGCACCGACGGCCGCCTGCTCGCCCTGCAGCTCGACGAGCTGATGGCCGGCGTCGACGCCGACCGCACCCTGGTGATCCGGGACTATCTGCCCACCGGGCGCAAGGCGCGCACCCTCGACGAGGCGCTGGTCGAGCTGGACCTGCTCACCGCCACCGAGATGATCGACCTGGTCGCGGTGGCCAAGGCGATCGGCTATCCGGGCGCCTCCGACGCGCTGGACGCGGCGGTGTCGCCGCGCGGGTTCCGGCTGCTGGCCAAGGTGCCGCGGCTGCCCGCGCAGATCGTGGACCGGCTGGTGGATCACTTCGGCAGCCTGCAGCGGCTGCTCGGGGCCACGGTCGAGGATCTGCAGGCGGTGGAGGGCGTCGGGGACGCGCGGGCGCGTGGCGTGCGGGAGGGGCTGTCCCGGCTCGCCGAGGCGTCGATCCTCGAGCGTTACGTCTGAGCGAGCGGCTCTCCGCGTACCGAAGATGAACCTCTTTCGAGGGGTTTCTGTTGCCGCGACCAGCATGACTGTCTGTCACAGCCGCCCGGAGCCCCGCGAATCCGCGATCAATTTTCCGGACAATAGCCCCTGAAGACCCCGCTTCGGGTACGGACCCGGCGCCATTTGCCGATGGTCGACATCACGTTCCGTGATGACCTCTTCCGTTCCGCCACGCCACGTCCTAACCTGGTCCCGCCGCGGACGAATCGCCGCGAGCACCCAGATATGGGGAGATAGTGATCCGGGCCGAGCTTGAATCGGTCACCGCGTGGCGGCCCGGGGAGTCAGTGGTGAGACCGCCCCCGACCCGAT contains:
- a CDS encoding type III polyketide synthase, which translates into the protein MAGAVISGLGVALPPSTVQDDLWEGFFAQHYAGGRHRLARRIFANSGVVTRQAAVSPLLEDVSEWSTERRMRRYQDEAVPLGKAAVSRALADAGLSASELGLFAVCSCTGYATPGLDILLARDLDMSPTVQRLFVGHMGCYAALPGLGATNDFVVARGRPALLLCTELTSLHVQPAGTGAADVQQIVSHALFSDAAAAAVLTSAARSLPGYQVREVVAVTDTTTTGHMTWEVTDLGFRMGLSPEVPAVLSVHVRTLVSDLLARHGLTIGEVDGWAVHPGGPRILDVVRERLGLQESALAASRGVLSAYGNCSSPTVLLVLEALRRAARPPRWVVMLAFGPGLTLYGALLEFAPATR
- a CDS encoding UbiA family prenyltransferase, with amino-acid sequence MSRALALLRSAHPEPGAAVTLVMTLLAAGAGHRGRRLLWVALAVAATQLAVGWVNDWLDADRDRRTGRTDKPITTGAVSRRTVGISGLIAALAAPVVALPLGAAASVTIGVAALVGLLYDWPLKSTPFSVLPYLVAFGLLPAFVVVALPGHPAPPAWLMVAAGLLGAGAHFANVLPDLADDAATGVRGLPHRIGAGGSRLAAAVLLLGATAVLVLGPPGAPSWTGWLAGAAAVVVLPIGWYAAGRARGRPVALFRAVMVVALIDVLLLISSGPVV
- the radA gene encoding DNA repair protein RadA — encoded protein: MTSSRTSAKAARPAYVCDACGHQPPKWLGRCPECGEWGSVIESTVSVGVSGRVVSSRMPSEPARPISQISAAPARAVPSGVSELDRVLGGGLVPGAVVLLAGEPGVGKSTLLLDVAQQWATGAGTPSLVVSGEESVSQVRLRAERLGALHERLFLAAENDLGTVIGHLDAVKPGLLVLDSVQTVSAPGTEGVPGGVTQVRAVTAALVSIAKERGIATVLVGHVTKDGQVAGPRVLEHLVDVVLHFEGDKHSALRLVRGVKNRFGAADEVGCFEMHEGGISSLPDPSGLFLTRYQEPVPGTCVTVAMEGRRALVTEVQALIGAEVQGSPRRTVSGLDSARLAMVLAVLERRTKQIKLYNREVFAATVGGIRLTEPSADLAMALAVASGGLDLAMAPTLVAIGEVGLTGEIRRVSAIGRRLAEAARLGFRVALVPPGSLSGEAGAPKGMEVIEVGDLRSALQNAARASAEHSAR
- the disA gene encoding DNA integrity scanning diadenylate cyclase DisA, with translation MTGIGLTGGASDPIRANLALMAPGTALRDGLERILRGRTGALIVLGYDSVVETICTGGFPLDVEFSATRLRELCKMDGAVVLSSDGTRIVRAAVHLMPDPSIPSEESGTRHRTAERVAKQSGFPVISVSQSMHIIGLYVNGQRHVLDDSAAILSRANQALATLERYKLRLDEVSGTLSALEIEDLVTVRDAVSVVQRLEMVRRIADEISGYVVELGTDGRLLALQLDELMAGVDADRTLVIRDYLPTGRKARTLDEALVELDLLTATEMIDLVAVAKAIGYPGASDALDAAVSPRGFRLLAKVPRLPAQIVDRLVDHFGSLQRLLGATVEDLQAVEGVGDARARGVREGLSRLAEASILERYV